In the Natrinema sp. CBA1119 genome, AAGAATCCCAAAGTGCCTCCCAAGAACTCGGTGAAGCGTCGGTTGCCTCGGAGTTGTGGACGAGATTGATGAGCCAGCCCTGAGAGCCGACTCCGACGAGATTGTCCTCGTCGTCGTACTCGTTGAGATCGTCGGAGATGTACTCGAGGTTCTCGAAGGACGACTCGTCGAACGTCGCCCAGAGATCCGAGTTGAGTCCTCGCAAGACACCGGGCACGGTCATAATCAGCAGGTCCACCGGCGCATTACCGTTCTCGACTGCGCTCCTGATTCGGGGGAGTACTTCGGACGTCCCTCCCTGGGCCTGTGATTGTACCGTGATATCAGTCTCGTCTTCGAACGGGCCGAACAACTGCTCGTCGAGTATTTCCTTGAACGCGCCGCCGAAACTCGAGACCGTCAGGGTCGTCCCGTCCGAACCGGCGAACATCGAGACACACCCGCTCAGACCGGTGAGCCCTGCCGCACCAGCAGTGCCTGCGTATTTAACAAAATCTCTTCTCCGCTTCGATATTGACTTATCTTTTTCTCGTATCATTGTGTAGTGCGCAAGCTTTGTTGCGACATAATCAGACAAACAGAAGATATTGAAAAGGTTTCTCCATATATGCGGGTGATATCTCTTATCGGTTCCAGTAGGTAGGTGTCGTCGGAGGGTACATGTGTACCTAATATACATTCGTACGAGTACTAGGTACGCTCGTATCAACGGATTCCTCTATTACTCCCCTACTGGCCTAGGGGAAGGTTCAAGCGGACGTTCTCGAGATGAAGTTGATACATATCATGTTACCAATGACCAACTCACCGGTCGGTGGAACTCCGGCACTGATCGTAATCGATGCCCAACAGGGAAGTTCCGATCGATCGGACCAGATGCACTCCGGATCGGGTTCCGTCCCAGGCGGACGCGAAGCGATCCTCGAACGAATCAACGAGGTCGTTTCACACGCCCGAGCTGCCGACGTCCCCATCGTCTGGGGGAAAGAACTCCACCGGCCCGACTTCGCCGACTACGGGGCGGAGTTCGAGTCCAGTGAACCCGAACACGGACTGTATGGGACCGCTGCAGAACATCTAGACGACCGACTGGCGGTAGACGAGGACGATATGGAACCCGCCGAGTACGTCATCGCCAAACGACGGTACAATTTCTTTCACCGGACGGACCTCGAGCATCTACTCGCAACGTACGACGTCGACACCGTCGTACTCGTCGGGTTCATGACGAATATCTGCGTCCACTACACGGCTCACGGCGCACACGAGCGCGACTACGCCTTCCGCGTCGTCGAAGAAGGAACGGGTGCACCGAGCGACGAACTCCACGAACTCGGCCTCCGATGTATCCGGTACCTCCAGCCGCGGGGGGTCCGTTCGCTCGAGGCCGTCACAGAATCGTTCGACGCATACGAGGGGAACTCGGTGGTCCGACGCGTCAAAGAGACGGGACGGGTGTACCCGGACACCGGACCGGTCACCCCGGGGAGTGAGACGTGATATCGACCCTCTCAGACATCGCTGCGGAGTGGGGGATCGACCTCACTGCCGCGGAACGGGAGGACTATCGGACGCTAGTCGAGGAAATGGAGTCGGCGTTGTCGGCCGTCGAGTCGATGTCGCCGCCGCGTTTCGAAACGCTTCACGGATCGCCTGACCGGCACGGCGGCCGTGACGGAGCCACGCAACCGGGAGCCGACCGCGACCCGTACAACGCCTGGCTACGTCGGTGCCGAATCGACGGTACGTCTGGAGGGCCACTCGACGGGTATACGCTCGGCATCAAGGACAACGTTGCCGTTGCGGATATCCCGTGTACCTCCGGCTCACAGGCATTAGAACGGTTCGAACCGGAGATCGACGCGACAGTCGTCGGCCGCCTCCTCGATGCAGGGGCGACGGTACTCGGCAAGACCAACATGGACGCGTTCGCGATGGGTGACGCAGGCGAACTCCAGGACTACGGTCCGACGGTGAATCCCTCCAATGACGATATGCTCGCGGGAGGGTCGAGCAGCGGTTCCGCCGCCGCTGTCGCGGCCGGTGACTGTGTCGCCGCTATCGGGACTGACCAAGCGGGATCGGTCCGTACTCCGGCCGCTTGGTGTGGCGTCGTCGGCTGCAAACCCACCTATGGACTGGTCCCGTACACCGGAATCTTCGGGATGGATTTTGGTTTCGATCACGTCGGCGTTATCTCGCAAACGGTCCGGGATGCCGGGCGGGTTCTCAATGTAATCGCGGGCGAGGATCGACAAAACGGCTGTCGGCTCGACCCACGCCAACCGAGGAGTGTCACGCCAGACAACTACGTTGCGGCATCAAATCGCGACGTGACGGAGAAAACTGTTGGCGTCTTGAAAGAGGGGTTCGACTGGCCCCAATCGGAGCCTCCAGTCGACGAAACGATCCGGAAGGCGATCGATCGGCTCGAAAAGTCTGGCGTCGAAGTCGTCTCTGTCTCCGTTCCTGATCATCGACTCGCACCGTCGCTCGTAGGCGTTACGGCTGCGATCGGGGCAGCTATCACCTACCGGCAGGGAGGTGTCGGAACGACAACGCCCGGGTGGCACTGGACGGATGGCCGTGTGGCCTTCGAAGGAGCTCTCGACGACTTCCCTGGAGCGCTCTCACCCGCAGTCGTCGCGTCGCTACTTTTCGCCCGTCAGTGCTGGAAGACAACGGGGTGGAGCGGGTATGCCCGCGCCAAGAACCGCGTACTCGCACTCAGCCGGGAGTACGACGAGAAACTCACCCGGTGCGACGCTCTCGCCCTTCCAACATCGCCGACGACGGCAGTCGAACACGATCCTGACGCCGACCGCGTCAAGCGGGTCGAACGACTATCAACGATCCCTGTTAACACCGGTGTATTTAACCAGACCGGCCATCCTGCCATGTCGGTACCGTGTGGAGTGGTCGACGGGTTGCCGGTCGGTCTCCAACTCGTCGGCCGCCGATTCGACGAGTCGACCCTGTTCCAACTCGCCGCTGCAGTCGAAGCCGATTTCGACGGATCTGTTGCTCTCTCTTAAAAAGTAGACGTTCAGTCGTCCGCTTGCGTCTCAACCTCCTTGCTCGGGCCCAGCGGTTCCTTCGGTTTTATCGGTGATCCTTCCTCTAGCCCCTTCTCTGCGAGAGCCATGCTCCCCATCACTTCGATGATGAGACGGTTAGCGAAGCCACTGGTGATTCCACCATTGTAGGAGTTCGAATCACTCACGTCGTACGCCGGCGAAACCTCGACCACGTCGAAGCCGAACTCGGACGGCTCGAGCGCCTTTACGACTTCACGAACCATGTAAATGGCTTCGCGGGGGATGAGTCCGCCCGGTTCAGGTTCGCCGGTGCCCGGTGCGTAGGCTGGTTCCATCACGTCCACGTCGAACGAAACCCACACTGCGTCGGTTCCATCCGTGGCACGCTGGACCGCATCGGCCACGATCTCATCGAGGTTCATCTGCCCGACTTCCATCGCGGTGTACCACTTCATGTCCGCCTCGCGCATATCTTCGTACGTGTCGGGACCGGGCCAGAAGCCACGCGGACCGATGAGTGTGTAGTTCTCGCCGGCCATTAGCTCGTCGTCGAAGACGCGTTTGACCCACGCGCCGTGGTCGTACTTGAAGCCGGTTAGCCCGTCATCGCCGGTATCGGCGTGACAGTCGAAGTGAATGAGGCCGATGTCTTCGTAGCCGTTGGCTTCCGCCCAGCCCTTGATATCGGGGTAAGAGATGGAGTGGTCACCGCCGATGACGATCGGCGTGGCCTGTTCGCTCACTTCCGCGACGGCGTCCTCGATGTTCAGTTGACTCTGTCGCGTATCGCCGGGAGAGACGGGAGCATCGCCGGTATCTGCGACCTTGAACGTATCGAACGGATCGATGCCGGTCTCGATATTGAAATGCTCGTACGGCGGTGATGGGACTGTCGAGGCCGCGCGAACAGCACGCGGGCCGTAGCGAGTTCCGGGACGAATCGTCGTGGCCGTATCGAGGGGGGCACCGATGATACCGATGTCGACGTCCTCTTCCGCTAGCTGGTCCCGTTCGACCTCGGGGAGCTTGAGGAACGTCGGGATGCCGCTGAAGATGGGTTCGTTTGCTTCCTTGTACTCGTCGCCGTAGATATCTTCGCCAGATCGTTCGTCAGTCATGTGTTAGTTTGTCTTCTTCCAGCGCAATTTAGAGTGCATTCGGACTCTTCCTTGCCCATCAAGTACCAATATCAGATTGTACTAAAGACTTTCTTGAGATATGTTCCAACTATTCGCATGAGTGTGTGCACGCTCGAACAATTCGAGTGTCATAATACACCTTAAGGCCCGAACCCAGGTACGAGCACAACATGTAGCAAAGGGCACTCTAAACGCTCGTCTCTCGCGGAGCGATCTAGGTCGGCGGTGAGCGAGTCCGGGCTATTACCCCCAACGGGAGAAATCCTCGCGCTCTAGCGGTGGCGGTGAGGGTATCAAGCCCGCCCTGAAGGAGCGTCCGAGGGCGGGGAGGAGGCCGGCTAGTTCACCGCGGGGAGGATATCAAGTCGAGTCCTGTCTGACGACGTCTGGACTCTCTCTGAACGCGAGATGAGTCGCCACATCCAGCGTGTCCCCAGCGTGACGTGCGCTTCGTTCGAGGAGGAAGTGAACCCGGTTGAGAGCGAGTAGCGGTTCGGGTCGTTCTTTTTCGAGCCGGTCGATGGCCGCTGTCGAGTGATCCTCGACACGTTGGAGACTCGTGCGGGCGTCGGTCACCAACTCGTAGTCCGGATCGATAACGGCTTTCCGAACCTTCTCAGCAGCTGTATCGAGTGCGTCGTGGACTGATCGGACATCGTCTGCGACCGGGTCGTCGAGCGGCTCAGTCACTCGCTCGGTGGCGATTGTCGCAATATCATCGGCGATTCCGGCCATCAGCGACACGTCCTGAGCGGCGGAGCGGTAGCCGATGAGCGGGAATCCCGTTCCG is a window encoding:
- a CDS encoding amidase family protein, which produces MISTLSDIAAEWGIDLTAAEREDYRTLVEEMESALSAVESMSPPRFETLHGSPDRHGGRDGATQPGADRDPYNAWLRRCRIDGTSGGPLDGYTLGIKDNVAVADIPCTSGSQALERFEPEIDATVVGRLLDAGATVLGKTNMDAFAMGDAGELQDYGPTVNPSNDDMLAGGSSSGSAAAVAAGDCVAAIGTDQAGSVRTPAAWCGVVGCKPTYGLVPYTGIFGMDFGFDHVGVISQTVRDAGRVLNVIAGEDRQNGCRLDPRQPRSVTPDNYVAASNRDVTEKTVGVLKEGFDWPQSEPPVDETIRKAIDRLEKSGVEVVSVSVPDHRLAPSLVGVTAAIGAAITYRQGGVGTTTPGWHWTDGRVAFEGALDDFPGALSPAVVASLLFARQCWKTTGWSGYARAKNRVLALSREYDEKLTRCDALALPTSPTTAVEHDPDADRVKRVERLSTIPVNTGVFNQTGHPAMSVPCGVVDGLPVGLQLVGRRFDESTLFQLAAAVEADFDGSVALS
- a CDS encoding agmatinase family protein, whose product is MTDERSGEDIYGDEYKEANEPIFSGIPTFLKLPEVERDQLAEEDVDIGIIGAPLDTATTIRPGTRYGPRAVRAASTVPSPPYEHFNIETGIDPFDTFKVADTGDAPVSPGDTRQSQLNIEDAVAEVSEQATPIVIGGDHSISYPDIKGWAEANGYEDIGLIHFDCHADTGDDGLTGFKYDHGAWVKRVFDDELMAGENYTLIGPRGFWPGPDTYEDMREADMKWYTAMEVGQMNLDEIVADAVQRATDGTDAVWVSFDVDVMEPAYAPGTGEPEPGGLIPREAIYMVREVVKALEPSEFGFDVVEVSPAYDVSDSNSYNGGITSGFANRLIIEVMGSMALAEKGLEEGSPIKPKEPLGPSKEVETQADD
- a CDS encoding cysteine hydrolase family protein, with the translated sequence MTNSPVGGTPALIVIDAQQGSSDRSDQMHSGSGSVPGGREAILERINEVVSHARAADVPIVWGKELHRPDFADYGAEFESSEPEHGLYGTAAEHLDDRLAVDEDDMEPAEYVIAKRRYNFFHRTDLEHLLATYDVDTVVLVGFMTNICVHYTAHGAHERDYAFRVVEEGTGAPSDELHELGLRCIRYLQPRGVRSLEAVTESFDAYEGNSVVRRVKETGRVYPDTGPVTPGSET